The following are from one region of the Leptospira selangorensis genome:
- a CDS encoding ABC transporter permease subunit — translation MNSLAKRRFEKFRSNTKAWISLWILGTSYIISLFAPILANNQPWIVSYDDSWKFPILFRYTDKDFGGSEYSPINYKKLKLREDFEDDDDNWILFPPVPYGYNEDNLETIDDDENPPSSPSLKHWLGTDDRGRDVFTRIFYAYRNSMSFGLILVIIEFLFGTIIGGIQGYYGKRTDIILQRIIEILSAIPFLYLILIMGSFFGRGFIVLGITYSALSWIGISMYMRGEFYRSKALTYVDAAKALGASSWSIMKNHILPNAITPLVTFLPFALISSISILSALDFLGYGIPAPNPSWGEMISQGRDNLRAWWLIAFPSLSLAATILLSSFIGEGIRDSFDSKEKVTYE, via the coding sequence ATGAACTCTTTAGCCAAAAGAAGATTCGAAAAATTTAGATCCAATACAAAAGCTTGGATCTCTCTTTGGATCTTAGGGACTTCTTATATCATTTCTTTATTTGCACCGATACTTGCAAATAATCAACCTTGGATCGTTTCGTATGACGATTCTTGGAAATTCCCAATCCTCTTCCGTTATACCGATAAGGATTTCGGTGGATCCGAATATTCTCCCATAAATTATAAAAAACTAAAATTGAGAGAAGATTTCGAAGACGACGATGATAACTGGATCCTATTTCCTCCAGTCCCATACGGATACAACGAAGACAATTTAGAAACAATCGATGATGACGAAAACCCTCCTTCTTCTCCTAGCCTAAAACATTGGCTTGGGACTGATGATCGAGGAAGAGATGTATTCACTCGGATCTTTTACGCGTACAGAAATTCTATGAGTTTCGGACTCATACTAGTAATCATAGAATTCCTGTTTGGAACTATTATAGGCGGGATCCAAGGATATTATGGAAAAAGAACGGATATCATCTTACAAAGGATCATCGAAATTTTATCCGCTATTCCTTTCTTATATTTGATACTGATCATGGGTTCCTTTTTCGGCCGAGGTTTTATAGTATTAGGGATCACTTACTCCGCATTAAGTTGGATAGGTATCAGTATGTATATGAGGGGAGAATTCTATAGATCCAAGGCACTCACTTATGTAGATGCGGCAAAAGCGTTAGGCGCCAGCTCTTGGAGTATTATGAAAAATCATATTCTCCCGAATGCGATCACTCCGCTTGTGACCTTCTTACCTTTTGCACTTATCAGTTCCATCTCCATCTTGAGTGCTCTGGACTTTTTAGGTTACGGAATTCCAGCACCAAATCCTTCTTGGGGAGAAATGATCAGCCAAGGAAGAGATAATCTAAGAGCCTGGTGGTTGATCGCATTTCCTTCTTTATCTTTGGCGGCGACTATTCTTCTTTCTTCTTTTATAGGAGAAGGGATACGTGATTCTTTTGATTCTAAGGAGAAGGTAACGTACGAATGA